The following proteins come from a genomic window of Aequorivita marisscotiae:
- a CDS encoding LytR/AlgR family response regulator transcription factor, with translation MIKALVIDDEELARKRVLYLLRQVPDVEVLGECANGKSAILDIDQKRPDLIFLDINMKDMNGFEVLKKITLSPKPIVIFVTAYDNYALKAFDVDAFDFLLKPFKDERFFRTIEKVRKISANEADENFEKRVIELFNLYKSKSQKTAALDKLPIKQGNKTLLINPVDIIYITASGSYAEIFVEDKKYVLRETLNNLCESLDSNKFVRIHRSSIVNLQHVKEIVHSEFSEIDARMNDNTLLRISKSYKKDFLEKVGI, from the coding sequence ATGATAAAAGCACTTGTAATAGACGATGAAGAGCTTGCCCGAAAAAGGGTGCTCTACCTATTGCGGCAAGTGCCCGATGTAGAGGTGTTGGGCGAATGTGCCAACGGAAAAAGCGCCATCCTCGACATAGACCAAAAACGTCCCGACCTTATTTTTTTAGACATCAATATGAAGGATATGAACGGATTTGAAGTGTTGAAAAAAATTACCCTATCGCCAAAACCCATCGTTATCTTTGTTACGGCTTATGACAATTATGCGCTAAAAGCCTTTGATGTTGATGCTTTCGATTTTCTGCTGAAACCTTTTAAGGACGAACGTTTTTTTAGAACGATTGAAAAAGTCAGGAAAATTTCAGCAAACGAAGCCGATGAAAATTTTGAAAAGCGCGTTATTGAACTTTTCAACTTATACAAAAGCAAATCGCAAAAAACGGCTGCGCTGGATAAATTGCCCATAAAGCAGGGAAACAAAACCCTGCTCATTAATCCTGTAGATATAATATACATTACCGCATCGGGCAGTTATGCGGAAATTTTTGTTGAAGATAAAAAATACGTGCTCCGCGAAACTTTAAACAATCTTTGCGAATCTTTAGACAGTAATAAATTTGTTCGCATTCACAGATCGAGCATCGTAAATCTGCAGCATGTGAAGGAAATAGTGCATTCAGAATTTTCTGAAATTGATGCCCGGATGAATGATAATACCCTGTTGCGCATTAGCAAATCGTATAAAAAAGACTTCCTGGAAAAAGTAGGAATATGA